The proteins below come from a single Fastidiosipila sanguinis genomic window:
- a CDS encoding aminopeptidase C translates to MLDKELIKKYQDKYANDPSNKAVENAIAKNGINASSLDNTAKRKHNFVFSDVTKRGNITNQKSSGRCWMFANLNTARINVMEKLNIKNFEFSQTYTFFWDKLEKSNFFLESIIETADEPLNSRVVWHLLQTPQEDGGQYDMFVGILKKYGSVPKECMPETYHSENTYVLETVLNNKLREFASVLRKMHAEGKSDEEQRAKKDEQLYFVYNLLVKTLGEAPRTFNYSYRDKDDKFHRLTNQNPVEFFETYSGLNLDSMVNIINAPTADKPYEKTYTVKLLGSVKEAPVIKYVNLPVEDLKASAIKSIQAGVPVWFGCDVGKFSDSKLGIMDDKLFDYAATLGEGENLTKAERLDYGDSLLTHAMVLTGVDLDENGNVIKWQVENSWGKDAGDEGIFSMSDSWFDEYTYQVTVDRKFVDEKILDIYDNCEITELEPWDPMGSLAM, encoded by the coding sequence ATGCTAGATAAAGAATTAATCAAAAAATATCAAGATAAATATGCAAATGATCCAAGCAATAAAGCTGTAGAGAATGCAATTGCAAAGAATGGTATCAACGCATCAAGTTTAGATAATACAGCAAAGAGAAAACACAATTTTGTTTTTAGTGATGTCACTAAGAGAGGTAACATTACCAACCAAAAGAGCTCAGGACGTTGCTGGATGTTTGCAAACCTAAACACAGCTCGTATAAATGTAATGGAGAAGTTGAATATTAAGAATTTCGAATTCTCACAAACATATACTTTCTTCTGGGACAAACTAGAGAAATCTAATTTCTTCTTAGAGTCAATTATTGAAACAGCTGACGAACCTTTGAACTCAAGAGTAGTCTGGCACTTATTGCAAACACCTCAAGAAGATGGTGGACAATATGACATGTTTGTCGGTATCTTGAAGAAATATGGTTCAGTACCAAAAGAATGTATGCCTGAAACTTACCACTCAGAGAACACATACGTATTGGAGACAGTTCTAAATAACAAATTGAGAGAATTTGCTTCAGTATTGAGAAAAATGCACGCTGAAGGTAAATCAGACGAAGAGCAAAGAGCGAAAAAAGACGAGCAATTGTACTTTGTCTACAATCTATTAGTTAAGACATTAGGTGAAGCTCCAAGAACATTCAACTATAGCTATAGAGACAAAGACGATAAATTCCACAGATTGACAAACCAAAACCCAGTAGAGTTCTTCGAGACTTACAGTGGTTTAAATCTAGATTCAATGGTCAATATCATCAATGCTCCAACAGCAGACAAACCATACGAGAAAACTTATACAGTTAAGTTGCTAGGCTCTGTAAAAGAAGCTCCAGTTATTAAATATGTAAACCTACCAGTTGAAGATTTGAAAGCAAGTGCAATTAAATCTATCCAAGCAGGTGTACCAGTATGGTTCGGTTGTGATGTAGGCAAATTCAGTGATAGTAAATTAGGTATCATGGACGACAAATTGTTCGACTATGCAGCAACACTTGGCGAAGGCGAAAACCTTACAAAAGCAGAGCGCCTAGACTATGGTGATAGTTTACTAACTCACGCAATGGTTCTCACAGGTGTTGATTTGGATGAAAACGGAAACGTAATTAAATGGCAAGTTGAAAACTCATGGGGTAAAGACGCAGGTGACGAAGGTATCTTCTCAATGTCAGACTCATGGTTTGATGAGTACACATATCAAGTTACTGTCGACCGTAAATTTGTTGATGAGAAAATTCTAGACATTTATGACAACTGTGAAATTACAGAACTTGAGCCATGGGATCCAATGGGTTCATTGGCAATGTAG
- a CDS encoding glycoside hydrolase family 2 TIM barrel-domain containing protein, whose translation MNIHDLEKYHLNPEITQYGAVPAHAYFIPFPYVEDVRALSSALVHEPSLDVRYLSPSLQSLNDDWYFAYYNNWREVPREFGLEPCLSEDLNAKTIPVPSNWQNHGYDQHQYINVPYPFPVDPPYVPDENPVGAYEYKFYSDEDQADQNAYLNFEGVDSCIYLWLNGEFVGYSSVSHVTHEFDISDYIQSGENLLQALVFKWSAGSYLEDQDKFRMSGIFRDVYILYRPETHIVDYVINHELNDSLDKAEIQVDLEWNEEAEKSIIDSAIIEVVNPRNDELIKEFKAGEKIVIENPTLWNAEEPFLYSVHISYKGEAIRQDLGLRKIDIKGDTYLINNQNIKIKGTNRHDSDPVTGFYITPEQLLTDLSLMKAHNINAIRTAHYPNAPWAYEYYSRFGFYVCDEADIEMHGAVELFGSRGWIANPDPETVVTEVYSYLANLDMFYQNQLERIQRMFYRDRNQSSVVIWSLGNEAGYGPGFEAAAKWLKENDPSRKIQYESANYREPYFKSDLEYLDFVSHMYSPMEQLDAYTAREDEKKPFILIEYIHAMGNGPGDVDAYWERIYDNDCLTGGFAWEWCDHAIYKGKADNGQDIYYYGGDHGEDFHDSNFCVDGLVKPNREISPALVEYGNVLRPLRLVAEDNAAEEALAGKVKVQNMLDFADAGQKVIISFEYQINGETLTSGSVVDFSLPARESLVIDLELDESEKSELEAAMSADANIYLNLSYLNIDDSILLEDLELMGSEQLIINEAKEVDVEKLFPEFNCLIESAESADSLEVLDYEDKLIIKGENFKYEFDLLKGMPAKIVYDNEIIMSDLVEYNIWRAPTDNDMFIKHEWKQAGLDRVLSKLKDLEYELHEDGLEIKTHITLTPKMRQPIAQVYANWFISNLGEIKVKLDVDRDRSQPWFKGFPDYPMSAAEQERAEKGFPFLPRFGLRLFLDKDFENLAYYGMGPGQNYEDFQDAAYMGKFYSSVEAEYVDFIKPQEHGNHEKTKAVLLSNEYAKALQISSEKDFAFSASQFTQEELESKAHNYELEKHNKTVLCLDYRMSGLGSNSCGPLTREEFRLNEEKFSVEFTIKPGELEFE comes from the coding sequence ATGAATATACACGATTTAGAGAAATATCATTTGAACCCCGAGATAACTCAATATGGAGCAGTACCAGCTCATGCTTACTTTATACCTTTCCCATATGTAGAGGATGTAAGAGCGTTAAGTAGTGCTTTAGTGCATGAGCCTAGTCTGGATGTGAGATATCTTTCTCCAAGCTTGCAGAGCTTAAACGATGACTGGTATTTTGCCTACTACAACAATTGGCGAGAAGTTCCAAGAGAGTTCGGTTTGGAGCCATGTCTAAGTGAGGATTTAAACGCTAAGACCATCCCAGTACCATCTAACTGGCAAAATCATGGATACGATCAACATCAGTACATTAACGTACCTTATCCTTTCCCTGTAGATCCACCATATGTCCCAGATGAAAATCCAGTGGGTGCCTACGAATACAAATTCTACTCAGATGAGGATCAAGCTGATCAGAATGCTTACCTAAATTTCGAAGGTGTAGATTCTTGTATATATCTTTGGTTAAATGGTGAATTTGTGGGATATTCTAGTGTATCTCATGTCACTCATGAGTTTGATATTAGCGATTATATTCAGTCAGGCGAAAACTTGCTGCAAGCTTTGGTATTCAAGTGGTCAGCAGGCTCATATTTGGAAGATCAAGACAAGTTTAGAATGTCAGGAATTTTCCGTGATGTATATATTCTTTATCGCCCAGAAACACACATTGTAGACTACGTAATTAATCACGAACTTAATGATAGTTTGGATAAAGCTGAGATCCAAGTCGATCTTGAATGGAATGAGGAAGCTGAAAAAAGTATAATAGACAGTGCAATTATAGAAGTTGTAAATCCTCGAAACGATGAATTAATCAAAGAGTTCAAGGCTGGCGAGAAGATAGTTATAGAGAACCCTACCCTTTGGAATGCTGAAGAACCTTTCTTATATTCAGTACATATTTCTTACAAGGGCGAAGCGATTAGACAAGACCTAGGTTTGCGTAAGATTGATATAAAAGGTGATACATATTTAATTAATAATCAAAATATCAAGATTAAAGGTACTAACCGTCACGACTCAGATCCAGTCACAGGTTTCTACATTACTCCGGAACAGTTGTTGACAGACTTAAGTCTAATGAAAGCTCATAACATTAACGCTATTCGTACAGCTCACTATCCTAATGCGCCATGGGCTTATGAATATTATTCACGCTTTGGTTTCTATGTATGTGATGAAGCTGATATAGAAATGCACGGAGCGGTAGAGTTATTTGGTAGTCGTGGTTGGATAGCAAACCCAGACCCTGAAACAGTTGTAACAGAAGTTTACTCATATCTAGCAAACTTAGATATGTTCTATCAAAATCAATTAGAGCGTATTCAGAGAATGTTCTATAGAGATAGGAACCAGAGCTCTGTTGTAATTTGGTCATTGGGTAATGAGGCTGGATATGGTCCAGGTTTTGAGGCTGCAGCTAAGTGGTTGAAAGAAAATGATCCAAGCAGAAAAATCCAATACGAGAGTGCAAATTATAGAGAACCATACTTTAAGTCTGACCTTGAATATCTAGACTTCGTTTCACATATGTACTCACCTATGGAGCAACTTGATGCCTATACAGCTAGAGAAGATGAGAAGAAACCTTTTATCCTAATAGAATATATCCATGCTATGGGTAATGGGCCTGGTGACGTAGATGCATACTGGGAGAGAATTTATGATAATGATTGTCTAACTGGTGGTTTCGCTTGGGAGTGGTGTGACCATGCAATTTACAAGGGCAAAGCCGATAATGGACAAGATATTTACTATTATGGTGGTGACCATGGCGAAGATTTCCATGACTCAAACTTCTGTGTAGATGGATTGGTTAAACCAAATAGAGAGATTAGTCCTGCTCTAGTAGAGTACGGTAATGTACTACGTCCACTTAGATTAGTTGCAGAGGATAATGCAGCAGAAGAAGCTTTGGCGGGTAAAGTTAAGGTCCAAAACATGCTTGACTTCGCAGATGCAGGCCAGAAGGTAATTATTAGTTTTGAATATCAAATAAATGGTGAAACTTTAACAAGTGGTAGTGTTGTAGACTTTAGCCTTCCAGCAAGAGAGAGTTTAGTTATAGATTTAGAACTTGATGAAAGTGAGAAATCAGAGCTAGAAGCTGCTATGTCAGCAGATGCTAATATTTATTTAAACTTAAGTTACTTAAATATTGACGATAGTATATTGTTAGAAGATCTAGAGCTTATGGGCTCTGAGCAATTAATAATTAATGAGGCGAAAGAAGTTGACGTTGAGAAGCTTTTCCCAGAGTTTAATTGCTTAATAGAATCTGCTGAGAGCGCTGATAGCCTTGAGGTTCTAGACTATGAGGATAAGTTAATTATCAAAGGCGAGAACTTCAAGTATGAATTTGATTTGTTAAAAGGAATGCCTGCCAAGATAGTCTACGATAATGAGATCATCATGTCAGACTTGGTAGAATATAATATTTGGCGAGCTCCTACAGATAACGATATGTTTATCAAGCATGAGTGGAAGCAAGCTGGACTAGACAGAGTTTTATCGAAGTTAAAAGACTTAGAGTATGAGTTGCATGAGGATGGATTAGAGATTAAGACACACATTACTTTGACACCGAAGATGAGACAACCTATAGCACAAGTTTATGCAAATTGGTTTATCTCAAATCTAGGAGAAATAAAAGTTAAATTAGATGTGGATAGAGATAGGAGTCAACCATGGTTCAAAGGCTTCCCGGACTACCCAATGTCAGCAGCAGAGCAAGAGCGAGCAGAGAAGGGATTCCCATTCTTACCGAGATTCGGTTTACGTTTGTTCTTGGACAAGGATTTCGAGAACTTAGCCTACTACGGTATGGGACCAGGTCAGAACTATGAGGACTTCCAAGATGCTGCTTATATGGGTAAATTCTATAGCTCAGTTGAAGCAGAGTATGTAGACTTTATTAAGCCACAAGAGCATGGAAACCACGAGAAGACCAAAGCAGTTTTACTCTCTAATGAGTATGCCAAGGCTTTACAGATAAGTTCTGAAAAAGATTTTGCTTTCTCAGCAAGCCAATTCACACAAGAAGAGTTAGAATCTAAGGCTCATAACTATGAATTAGAAAAACATAATAAGACCGTTCTTTGCTTAGATTACAGAATGAGTGGATTAGGATCTAATAGTTGTGGTCCATTGACTCGTGAGGAATTTAGACTAAATGAAGAGAAATTCTCTGTAGAGTTTACTATTAAACCAGGAGAGTTAGAGTTTGAGTAA